In Dromaius novaehollandiae isolate bDroNov1 chromosome 3, bDroNov1.hap1, whole genome shotgun sequence, the following are encoded in one genomic region:
- the MAS1 gene encoding proto-oncogene Mas — protein sequence MDESNITFHPSEGPENISMHRNISTQEMVWEILTPLWVIMIISFLGFCENGIVLWCLCFQIKRNPFTVYITHLSIADISLLLCTFILSVEYIAGFGFSYGVYYYITTTLSIVFLLGYNTGLYLLTAISIERCLSIVYPIWYRCHRSQHQSAIVCAVLWTLSFLMTVAEHLTCKDDLTNEQFDDANHCQAVLIFTWILTFMIFIPLMILSSLILVIRIHRNSLRPHSSKLYIIIVATIIVFLIFAMPMRLLYLLNYHHRSSLLSQQNHVTIVLSTVNSSINPLVYFFVGSSKKKRFKESLKVVLSRALADGLRPRSQEVGTSLDIAETIF from the coding sequence ATGGATGAGTCAAACATAACGTTTCATCCCAGTGAAGGCCCAGAGAACATCTcaatgcacagaaacatttctacaCAGGAAATGGTCTGGGAGATATTGACCCCACTTTGGGTAATTATGATCATCTCCTTCCTGGGTTTTTGTGAAAATGGAATTGTCCTCTGGTGCCTCTGCTTCCAGATCAAAAGAAACCCCTTCACTGTGTACATCACACATCTGTCCATTGCTGATATCTCCTTACTGCTTTGTACGTTTATTCTGTCAGTTGAGTACATTGCTGGTTTTGGATTCTCATATGGTGTTTACTATTATATAACCACCACACTATCTATTGTCTTCCTTCTTGGATATAATACTGGTCTCTATCTCCTGACAGCCATCAGTATTGAGAGGTGTCTGTCTATTGTTTACCCCATCTGGTACCGATGCCACCGGTCACAGCACCAATCCGCAATTGTATGTGCAGTTCTGTGGACTCTGTCTTTTTTGATGACGGTAGCTGAACACTTAACATGCAAAGATGATTTAACAAATGAACAATTTGATGATGCCAACCATTGCCAAGCAGTGCTCATCTTCACATGGATCTTGACTTTCATGATCTTCATTCCCCTTATGATTCTGTCCAGCCTGATCCTGGTTATTAGGATTCATCGTAACTCCTTGAGACCTCATTCGTCAAAGCTCTACATCATCATTGTGGCCACAATCATTGTCTTCCTCATTTTTGCCATGCCTATGAGGCTGTTGTATCTTCTGAATTATCACCACCGGTCGTCTTTGCTCAGCCAGCAGAACCACGTCACCATTGTTCTCTCCACCGTTAACAGCAGCATCAACCCCCTTGTTTACTTCTTTGTAGGAAGCAGCAAGAAGAAGAGGTTCAAAGAGAGTCTCAAAGTGGTTCTTAGTAGAGCACTTGCTGACGGGTTGCGGCCAAGAAGCCAGGAAGTTGGCACCAGCTTGGATATAGCTGAAACAATTTTCTAA